One genomic window of Candidatus Trichorickettsia mobilis includes the following:
- the rpe gene encoding ribulose-phosphate 3-epimerase produces MTQVSASILSADFAKLEQEIKAIEQAGANMIHIDVMDGHFVPNLTFGTLILETIRKLTKLPLDVHLMISQPELFIENYANYGADIITIHPESTIHLDRTLSKIRQCGLKAGIALLPSTLPDIIDYVIDKIDLILVMTVNPGFAGQQFLETQLPKIHTLSKKIKHLNSDIKISVDGGINAATAANCVEAGASILVSGSFIFVEKQEEYKNRINQLQKLNLGDKD; encoded by the coding sequence ATGACACAAGTATCAGCATCGATATTATCGGCAGATTTTGCCAAGTTAGAACAAGAAATTAAGGCAATAGAACAAGCTGGAGCTAACATGATTCATATTGATGTCATGGATGGACATTTTGTTCCTAATTTAACTTTTGGTACCCTGATATTAGAAACAATTCGTAAACTGACAAAATTGCCGCTTGATGTTCATCTAATGATCAGTCAACCTGAGCTCTTTATTGAAAATTATGCTAATTATGGCGCTGATATAATTACAATCCACCCTGAATCGACTATACATCTTGATCGTACTTTAAGTAAAATCAGGCAGTGTGGTCTGAAAGCAGGAATTGCTCTGCTACCTTCCACTCTACCAGATATTATAGATTACGTGATTGATAAAATTGATTTAATATTGGTAATGACTGTAAATCCTGGATTCGCTGGGCAGCAATTTCTAGAAACACAGCTACCTAAGATTCATACTTTATCTAAAAAAATCAAACATTTAAATTCCGATATAAAGATATCAGTTGATGGTGGTATTAACGCTGCAACTGCAGCAAATTGCGTAGAGGCCGGAGCTTCTATTCTAGTTTCTGGTAGTTTTATTTTTGTAGAAAAGCAAGAAGAATACAAAAATAGGATCAATCAGCTGCAAAAACTAAATCTGGGAGATAAAGACTAA
- the ffh gene encoding signal recognition particle protein: MFQTLTHNLTKIFDKIKGSGTLSESNIDSALRDIRIALLEADVALPVVKDFIAAVREKAIGQQVIRSVSPGQMVVKIIHDEMINILSCSANDTSLQLQSAPPVNILMVGLQGSGKTTASAKLALRLKNQNKKVLLTSLDTYRPAAQEQLARLASSINVDSLPIITDSNPIAITKRSITESKLSGYDIVIYDTAGRLHIDNDMLEEVAQIKNLVMPAEILLVIDAMIGQDAIHVANNFNNKLAITGVILSRIDGDARGGAALSIKHVTNKPIKFLSNGEHLSNLEEFSPERLVSRILDMGDIVSFVEKAASVIDHQDAERAAAKFQKGKFDLNDYLSQIRSIKKLGGFSSILSMLPGTNQMLPKIASDKLDNKLLVHQEAIILSMTKVERKNPDILNAMRRKRIAGGSGTSVQKVNMLLKQFKQISELMKKAGRMDAKQLMRSGIGKLFS, encoded by the coding sequence ATGTTTCAAACACTAACGCATAATCTAACCAAAATTTTTGATAAAATTAAAGGTAGCGGAACGTTATCTGAGAGTAATATTGATAGTGCATTACGGGATATACGTATTGCTTTGTTAGAAGCAGATGTAGCATTACCAGTAGTAAAAGATTTTATTGCAGCAGTAAGAGAAAAAGCCATCGGTCAGCAAGTGATTCGTTCTGTTTCACCAGGACAAATGGTAGTAAAGATAATACATGATGAGATGATTAATATTTTATCATGCTCTGCTAACGATACTAGCCTACAGTTACAGTCAGCACCACCGGTTAATATCTTGATGGTCGGTTTGCAAGGCAGTGGTAAGACCACGGCTAGTGCCAAGCTTGCCCTAAGGCTTAAAAATCAGAATAAAAAGGTGCTACTGACTTCTCTTGATACTTATCGTCCGGCTGCCCAAGAACAGCTAGCAAGATTAGCTTCTTCGATCAACGTTGATAGTCTTCCTATAATTACAGACTCCAATCCGATTGCAATTACCAAAAGATCGATAACTGAGTCAAAATTATCAGGATACGATATAGTGATATACGATACAGCCGGTAGGTTACATATTGATAATGATATGCTAGAGGAAGTTGCGCAGATAAAAAACCTAGTAATGCCCGCAGAAATATTGTTAGTTATAGATGCAATGATTGGGCAAGATGCTATTCATGTGGCGAATAATTTTAATAATAAACTAGCAATTACTGGAGTGATTTTATCTAGGATTGATGGTGATGCGCGTGGTGGGGCTGCGCTTAGCATCAAACATGTTACTAATAAACCAATTAAGTTTTTGAGTAATGGTGAACATTTATCTAACTTAGAAGAATTTAGCCCTGAGCGTCTGGTATCTCGCATATTAGATATGGGAGATATCGTATCATTTGTAGAGAAAGCAGCCAGTGTTATCGACCATCAAGACGCAGAACGGGCAGCAGCAAAATTCCAAAAAGGCAAATTTGACTTAAATGATTATTTATCTCAAATTCGGAGCATCAAAAAGCTAGGAGGATTTAGCAGCATATTATCGATGTTGCCTGGCACTAATCAGATGCTCCCTAAAATAGCTTCAGATAAATTAGATAATAAATTACTTGTGCACCAGGAAGCCATTATTCTATCGATGACTAAGGTTGAGCGGAAAAATCCTGATATACTTAATGCCATGCGTAGAAAACGGATTGCTGGCGGCTCCGGGACATCTGTGCAAAAAGTGAATATGTTGCTAAAACAGTTTAAACAAATCAGTGAATTAATGAAAAAAGCAGGAAGAATGGATGCAAAACAGTTAATGCGTAGTGGTATAGGGAAACTTTTTTCTTGA
- the coaD gene encoding pantetheine-phosphate adenylyltransferase, with protein sequence MNNKKRIGIYPGTFDPITNGHVDILIRSKKIVDELIIAVSTGYNKNPIFSVIERCEMVSSYLKEYQAETDVLVTSFDGLLVDFARKVEANVIIRGLRAVSDFEYEFQMACMNSRLAPQIETVFLPASEKNQFISSRLVKEIASLNGDVSAFVISEVEQKVTKYYHKI encoded by the coding sequence ATGAATAATAAAAAACGAATAGGTATTTATCCGGGTACTTTTGATCCTATCACTAATGGCCATGTTGACATTTTAATTCGTAGTAAGAAAATTGTCGACGAGTTAATTATTGCTGTATCAACAGGATATAATAAAAATCCTATTTTTTCAGTAATAGAACGCTGTGAAATGGTATCATCATATTTAAAAGAATACCAGGCAGAGACAGATGTTCTAGTTACTAGTTTTGATGGTTTGTTGGTAGATTTTGCTCGTAAAGTTGAAGCTAATGTTATTATTCGTGGATTACGTGCTGTATCAGATTTTGAATATGAATTTCAAATGGCCTGTATGAATTCGAGGTTAGCGCCTCAGATTGAAACTGTTTTTTTACCAGCTTCCGAAAAGAATCAATTTATCTCTTCAAGGCTAGTCAAGGAAATAGCTAGTCTTAATGGTGATGTCTCAGCTTTTGTTATTTCTGAGGTAGAACAAAAAGTCACTAAATATTATCATAAAATATGA
- a CDS encoding flagellar assembly protein FliX — protein sequence MIVIDTVALPKNITSIRSKKVKSAKLAFSRSNGLVEHESPELSNITPTNPFLFLQEVGEYEKDQARLKEQGNKILRCLNDIRFSLLSGKLPKQHIIYLKQTIENNKEQFRFPELQDIIAAIILRAEIELAKIEMNSEENI from the coding sequence ATGATAGTAATAGACACAGTAGCTTTACCTAAAAATATAACTTCTATACGCTCTAAAAAAGTGAAATCTGCAAAATTAGCATTTTCTAGGAGCAATGGATTAGTTGAGCATGAGAGCCCTGAGTTATCTAATATCACTCCTACGAATCCATTCTTATTTTTACAGGAAGTAGGTGAATATGAAAAAGATCAAGCTCGACTTAAAGAACAAGGCAACAAAATCTTAAGATGTTTAAATGATATAAGGTTCAGCTTACTTAGCGGTAAATTACCAAAACAGCATATAATATATCTCAAACAAACTATTGAAAATAATAAAGAACAATTTCGCTTTCCTGAGTTACAAGACATAATAGCGGCGATTATATTACGGGCAGAAATTGAACTTGCTAAAATTGAAATGAACTCAGAAGAAAATATTTAA
- the kdsA gene encoding 3-deoxy-8-phosphooctulonate synthase, giving the protein MQKIIKLKNIKISNNFPFILIAGPCQIETLDHAIFMAENLMTITSKLAIPFIYKSSFDKANRTSVNSPRGAGLDHGLEILAKVKAKFDCPILTDVHTESQCAAAAEVADILQIPAFLCRQTDLLKSAALTNKIINVKKGQFLAPWDMKNVYEKLKIFGANDVLLTERGTCFGYNNLVTDLRSLAIMAETGAPVIFDATHSVQQPGGIGNVSGGERKYVELLARAAVSVGIAGVFMEVHQDPDNAPSDGPCMIRLDRLESTLKIIKQYDELTKSILPSVVL; this is encoded by the coding sequence ATGCAAAAAATTATTAAGCTAAAAAATATTAAGATATCAAATAATTTTCCCTTTATATTAATTGCGGGACCGTGCCAGATTGAGACTCTCGATCATGCTATTTTTATGGCTGAAAATTTAATGACCATAACTAGTAAACTCGCTATTCCGTTTATCTATAAATCTTCATTTGACAAGGCAAATCGCACTTCTGTAAACAGCCCTAGGGGAGCTGGATTAGATCATGGTTTAGAAATTTTAGCTAAAGTAAAAGCTAAATTTGACTGTCCAATACTAACTGACGTGCATACAGAATCTCAATGCGCAGCTGCTGCTGAAGTGGCAGATATTTTACAAATTCCTGCTTTCTTATGTCGCCAAACTGATTTGCTTAAGAGTGCTGCTCTAACTAATAAAATTATTAATGTAAAAAAAGGACAATTTTTGGCACCATGGGATATGAAAAATGTTTATGAAAAGCTCAAAATTTTTGGTGCTAATGATGTGTTATTAACAGAACGAGGCACTTGTTTTGGCTATAATAATTTAGTTACAGATTTGAGAAGCCTTGCTATTATGGCTGAAACTGGAGCTCCAGTAATCTTTGATGCTACACATTCAGTGCAACAACCTGGCGGGATTGGTAATGTCAGTGGTGGTGAGAGAAAATATGTGGAACTGCTTGCTAGGGCGGCGGTTTCAGTGGGTATTGCTGGCGTATTTATGGAAGTACACCAAGACCCCGATAATGCACCAAGTGATGGCCCCTGTATGATTAGGCTAGATAGGTTGGAATCCACTCTTAAAATCATCAAACAATATGATGAGCTTACTAAAAGCATATTACCTAGCGTTGTTCTCTAA
- a CDS encoding transposase, whose translation MKAPSNKRFKEGISRIIDVIENEIAILDVEINKTIENVTAKKKAMMKTVRIGEKKANGLLALLPELGLLDRKQIASLAAVAPHPKQSGQKTWYSRTVGGRKIYQTYIIFSRTHASKSKSSLGNFYNILIHKGKKLMLALVALMRKIIVIAKNVRFTDIVSIFCP comes from the coding sequence TTGAAAGCGCCTAGTAACAAGAGATTTAAAGAAGGCATTAGCAGAATAATTGATGTTATAGAAAATGAAATAGCTATTCTAGATGTTGAGATTAACAAAACCATAGAGAATGTTACAGCCAAAAAGAAAGCTATGATGAAAACAGTGAGAATAGGAGAAAAGAAGGCCAATGGTTTACTTGCTCTACTTCCAGAACTTGGGTTATTGGATCGCAAACAAATAGCGAGTCTTGCTGCTGTAGCGCCACATCCAAAGCAAAGTGGCCAGAAGACGTGGTATTCAAGAACAGTTGGAGGAAGAAAGATCTATCAGACCTATATTATTTTTAGCCGTACTCACGCTAGTAAATCTAAGTCTAGTTTAGGAAATTTTTATAATATTCTGATTCACAAAGGTAAAAAGCTTATGCTTGCTTTAGTGGCTCTGATGCGTAAAATTATTGTAATTGCTAAAAATGTAAGATTCACAGACATTGTTTCAATTTTTTGTCCTTAG
- a CDS encoding Trm112 family protein: protein MEISSTLLKILLCPVTNKSLTYDKQNQELISEFAGLAYPIVDGIPMLLVDKARKISSNVQYMAKNNENFNKLEQKDKDIVANKSIEVA, encoded by the coding sequence ATGGAAATTTCTTCAACACTACTAAAAATTTTGCTCTGTCCAGTAACTAATAAATCGTTAACTTATGATAAACAAAATCAGGAATTAATAAGTGAGTTTGCAGGACTTGCATATCCAATAGTTGATGGTATACCTATGTTACTTGTAGATAAAGCAAGGAAAATTAGCAGTAATGTTCAGTATATGGCTAAGAACAATGAAAATTTTAATAAACTAGAGCAAAAAGATAAAGATATAGTAGCAAATAAATCCATAGAAGTAGCCTAG
- the pal gene encoding peptidoglycan-associated lipoprotein Pal, giving the protein MMKKITLALLAVFFLSGCSSSAKKGGMGSNVESSLIADFEKHAGDRVFFAFDSSSISPHSKEVLHKQSEWLKKHPHVKATIEGHADERGTREYNLALGERRAEAARKFLVHNGIEAGRLDTVSYGKERPAVIGNDEKAWSQNRRSVTSIMHH; this is encoded by the coding sequence ATGATGAAAAAAATTACATTAGCACTTTTGGCTGTATTCTTTTTATCCGGGTGCAGTAGTAGTGCAAAGAAAGGTGGTATGGGTTCCAATGTAGAGAGTTCGCTAATCGCTGATTTTGAAAAACACGCGGGAGATAGGGTTTTCTTTGCATTCGACAGTTCAAGTATATCACCTCACTCTAAAGAGGTATTGCATAAACAAAGCGAGTGGCTAAAAAAACATCCGCATGTTAAAGCTACTATCGAAGGACATGCTGATGAAAGGGGTACTAGGGAGTATAACTTAGCTTTGGGTGAAAGAAGAGCTGAAGCAGCAAGAAAATTCCTGGTACATAATGGTATAGAAGCCGGTAGATTAGATACTGTTTCTTATGGTAAAGAACGTCCAGCTGTAATTGGTAATGACGAAAAAGCTTGGAGTCAAAATCGTCGTAGTGTAACTTCAATTATGCACCACTAG
- a CDS encoding ABC transporter permease, producing MLITIGQIGKCTIAIIRKIGAFCLFIISVISSITKPPFYLQLIYRQFLVIGFYSLPVVAMTSFFSGAVLALQSYTGFSRFSAENSIATVVILSITRELGPVLAGLMVAGRVGASIAAEIATMRVTEQIDALYTLSTDPMKYLILPRVTAAVIMLPCLVFIGDIIGVLGGYCVSVYKLDFNSTRYITSSFNYLETIDVVSGLVKAAVFGFIIAVVSCYSGYFSDKGARGVGNATTKAVVNSSILILISNYLITELFF from the coding sequence ATGTTAATCACAATAGGTCAAATTGGTAAGTGTACTATAGCAATTATAAGGAAAATTGGCGCTTTTTGCTTATTTATTATCAGTGTTATTAGCAGTATCACAAAACCTCCGTTTTATCTACAGCTTATCTATCGTCAATTTTTAGTTATTGGTTTTTATTCATTACCGGTAGTAGCAATGACCTCCTTCTTTTCAGGAGCAGTACTTGCTTTACAAAGCTACACTGGGTTTTCACGTTTTTCTGCAGAAAACTCTATTGCTACGGTAGTAATATTATCTATTACTAGAGAGCTGGGTCCAGTACTTGCTGGCCTAATGGTAGCTGGTAGAGTAGGAGCCTCAATTGCTGCAGAAATTGCAACCATGCGGGTTACCGAACAAATTGATGCTTTATATACTTTATCTACTGATCCAATGAAATATCTGATTTTACCACGAGTAACTGCTGCTGTCATTATGTTGCCATGTTTAGTATTTATTGGAGATATAATAGGAGTCCTGGGAGGGTATTGTGTCAGTGTCTATAAACTTGATTTTAATAGCACTCGTTATATAACTAGTAGTTTCAATTATTTAGAAACAATTGACGTGGTTTCAGGATTGGTGAAAGCTGCTGTGTTTGGTTTTATCATAGCTGTAGTTAGTTGCTATAGTGGCTATTTTTCTGACAAAGGTGCAAGGGGTGTTGGTAATGCCACGACTAAAGCTGTAGTAAATTCTTCGATTTTAATCTTGATTAGCAATTATCTAATTACCGAATTATTCTTTTAA
- a CDS encoding alanine racemase, which yields MFKEPIKCILTIDLPSIRANYRILSTIANQAILGAVVKANCYGLGATKIATALQQEGCRNFFVATIDEAIELQESLGNNIAVVSNKLVSKSSSTNIFVLSGVSNTDVKVFDQYKLIPVLNNLTQLQIWNQLASNKNTKLPAILHFNTGMHRLGIPHEEIEIIQQNPNLLHGLELLYIMSHLSASTDADHLYNQQQLTKFKNYRQCFPEIKASLANSSSIFLGSDYHYDLIRPGAALYGINPTPRQPNPMQHVVSLTAPIIQLQSVLTGSAISYDMTFITKRDTIIATLPIGYADGYPRALSNRGKVYIAGHPAPVVGTISMDLIVVDVTDIPSEHIFLGQQVEIIGDYYTIDQLAEDAGTIAYEILTRLGKRYHRIYKTD from the coding sequence ATGTTCAAAGAACCCATAAAATGCATCTTAACGATTGACCTACCATCGATCCGTGCCAATTATCGTATTTTATCCACTATTGCTAATCAAGCTATACTAGGAGCGGTAGTTAAAGCAAATTGTTATGGTCTTGGTGCTACAAAAATCGCAACAGCTTTACAACAGGAAGGGTGTAGAAATTTTTTTGTAGCAACTATTGATGAAGCTATAGAATTACAGGAAAGTCTGGGCAATAATATTGCTGTTGTTTCTAATAAACTTGTGAGTAAAAGCAGTAGTACTAATATTTTTGTATTAAGCGGTGTTTCTAATACAGATGTTAAGGTTTTTGACCAGTATAAATTGATCCCAGTATTAAATAATTTGACTCAACTGCAGATCTGGAACCAGTTAGCTTCTAATAAAAATACCAAGTTGCCGGCCATTTTACATTTTAATACTGGCATGCATAGACTTGGTATCCCCCATGAAGAGATAGAAATTATTCAGCAAAATCCAAATTTATTACATGGTTTAGAATTATTATATATTATGAGTCATTTGTCTGCTAGCACGGATGCCGATCATCTCTATAATCAGCAACAATTGACAAAATTTAAAAATTACAGACAATGTTTTCCAGAGATTAAAGCAAGCTTGGCAAATTCTAGTAGTATCTTTCTAGGGTCAGACTACCATTATGATTTGATTCGTCCAGGAGCAGCGCTATATGGAATAAATCCAACACCACGACAACCAAACCCAATGCAGCATGTCGTTTCATTAACCGCTCCTATCATTCAATTGCAAAGCGTATTGACCGGTAGTGCAATCAGCTATGATATGACTTTTATCACCAAGCGTGATACCATAATTGCAACATTACCAATTGGCTATGCTGATGGCTATCCAAGAGCTCTAAGTAATCGAGGCAAAGTATATATTGCCGGACACCCAGCGCCGGTAGTAGGTACAATTTCTATGGATTTAATAGTAGTTGATGTCACAGATATTCCATCTGAGCACATTTTTTTAGGACAACAAGTTGAAATTATTGGCGATTACTATACTATAGATCAGCTAGCTGAAGATGCCGGGACTATAGCTTATGAGATACTAACTAGACTGGGAAAAAGATATCACAGAATATACAAAACTGATTAA
- a CDS encoding mitochondrial fission ELM1 family protein translates to MNSKILVLTDYRLGNSNQALALAKELGVLYTTMHVDYSCFAKLPNFLLRFYPLHIKHACLQSIEINNLPNIIISSGRRTATLALYLKQKSVKKLQIVQIMKPDSDFNEFAAVILPQHDSFTHTQASSNVIRIIGALNNIHRSIKDQANIENISKIYPGILNCIAVIIGGNSKNYIFTIAEAKLLVSILKNIVIHHTSQLFITFSRRTPQVVKQLIRQHFSSPHIIYDPLDSGPNPYLALLASANYIISTADSISMCSEAASTAKPLYIFLPDSFKLSKHRFFVQQLFDLGIAKKLDQSVNVLQHYSYTPLNETKRVAEIIKSELT, encoded by the coding sequence ATGAATAGTAAAATTTTAGTTCTGACGGATTATAGGTTGGGAAATTCAAATCAGGCTCTTGCTTTGGCAAAGGAACTTGGAGTACTATACACCACTATGCATGTGGATTATAGTTGTTTTGCCAAATTGCCAAATTTTTTACTGCGATTCTATCCACTTCACATCAAACATGCTTGTCTGCAATCAATTGAAATAAACAATTTACCAAATATAATTATTTCTTCTGGTCGAAGAACTGCAACTCTTGCGCTTTATCTAAAACAAAAATCGGTAAAAAAACTGCAAATTGTGCAAATAATGAAGCCTGATAGTGACTTTAATGAATTTGCTGCAGTAATTTTACCGCAGCATGATTCCTTTACGCATACGCAAGCATCATCAAATGTAATTAGAATTATTGGCGCACTTAACAACATCCACAGAAGTATAAAGGATCAAGCTAATATTGAAAACATAAGCAAAATTTACCCAGGAATACTAAACTGTATAGCAGTAATAATTGGTGGCAATAGTAAAAACTATATATTTACCATTGCTGAAGCAAAATTATTAGTCTCCATATTAAAAAATATAGTAATCCATCATACGTCACAGCTTTTTATTACTTTTAGCCGACGTACTCCGCAAGTGGTAAAGCAGCTTATTAGACAGCACTTCAGCAGCCCGCACATCATTTATGATCCTCTGGATTCAGGGCCAAATCCATATTTAGCTCTGCTAGCTAGTGCAAATTATATAATTTCTACAGCTGATTCAATCTCAATGTGTAGCGAGGCAGCGTCCACAGCCAAGCCATTATATATATTTCTTCCCGATAGCTTTAAGCTATCCAAACATAGATTTTTTGTACAACAGCTGTTTGATCTAGGAATTGCTAAAAAATTAGATCAATCAGTAAATGTTCTACAACATTATTCTTATACGCCATTAAATGAAACTAAAAGAGTTGCTGAAATTATAAAATCGGAGTTAACTTAG
- the flhB gene encoding flagellar biosynthesis protein FlhB, with protein MAEGDSEDQASKTEDPSQKKLEDALEKGQVVNSKEVNNFLMLLFLTIIIIFIIPYSFGRSAMALRFFIENAGNVPVDQGMIGVLLEKILVKFILILSPLFLVVVIVAFLSSYIQHGEFIFALDQIKPDLSRISIFSGFKRLFSIKSVVEFLKSFVKILLIGIFLYAVITSDIQELRQYQNLTIGAILNQLQIMVNNVMICATIIMVVIAAADYFYQRFEHFNQLKMTKHELKEEYKELEGHPEIKRKIKTLRREQSQRRIQQAVPKATVVITNPEHYAVALHYDSNTTKAPVLVAKGLDLIAQKIKEIADANRIPIVENPPLARNIYKQVKINEEIPLEHYEAVAKIISYVMSLKAKRKQNR; from the coding sequence ATGGCAGAAGGTGATTCAGAAGATCAAGCATCGAAAACGGAAGATCCATCCCAAAAGAAGCTTGAAGATGCTTTAGAAAAGGGACAGGTAGTTAACTCCAAGGAAGTTAATAACTTTCTAATGCTATTGTTTTTGACGATAATTATTATTTTTATAATTCCTTATAGCTTTGGACGTTCTGCAATGGCGCTACGATTCTTTATAGAGAATGCTGGTAATGTACCAGTTGATCAAGGAATGATAGGAGTGCTTTTAGAAAAAATACTTGTTAAATTTATCTTAATCTTAAGCCCTCTTTTCCTTGTAGTAGTTATAGTAGCGTTTTTATCATCATATATCCAGCATGGAGAGTTTATCTTTGCTTTAGATCAAATTAAGCCTGATTTATCAAGAATTTCAATATTCAGTGGTTTTAAAAGACTATTTTCTATAAAAAGTGTAGTCGAATTCTTGAAGAGTTTTGTCAAAATTTTATTAATAGGGATTTTTTTATATGCAGTTATTACCAGTGACATTCAAGAATTAAGACAATATCAAAATTTAACTATTGGCGCAATCTTAAATCAATTGCAAATTATGGTTAATAATGTCATGATTTGTGCTACTATAATCATGGTTGTTATTGCTGCAGCAGATTACTTTTATCAACGTTTTGAGCATTTTAATCAATTAAAAATGACTAAACACGAGCTAAAGGAAGAATATAAGGAATTGGAAGGGCATCCAGAAATAAAACGTAAAATCAAAACACTGAGAAGAGAACAATCTCAAAGACGTATTCAGCAAGCTGTACCCAAAGCAACGGTAGTCATAACTAACCCTGAACATTATGCAGTAGCATTGCATTATGATAGTAATACTACCAAGGCACCAGTGCTTGTTGCCAAAGGTCTGGATCTAATCGCTCAGAAAATTAAAGAAATTGCAGACGCTAATCGCATTCCTATTGTCGAAAACCCCCCTCTTGCTAGAAATATTTACAAGCAGGTGAAAATTAATGAAGAGATCCCACTTGAACATTATGAAGCCGTTGCTAAAATCATTAGTTATGTGATGTCACTCAAGGCTAAAAGAAAACAAAATAGATAG